In one window of Helianthus annuus cultivar XRQ/B chromosome 17, HanXRQr2.0-SUNRISE, whole genome shotgun sequence DNA:
- the LOC110923748 gene encoding uncharacterized protein LOC110923748 translates to MGDTFQSKGINLDQFLIVVNGVWRWRTSSEEFFSVKQVRRDLEDAKWADVPDDPELVWNSWATPKGNLLLWRALIGRVASREGLVRRGVPVADVGCPRCGLEPESPNHIFCTCLWAKCIWWNVLAWTRIRFPAECSTLVDLVRVIKDSPGSSIWKRLVFTIVIATVWRIWSARNAKAFEGTFIPVMKSVELIKEDSFLWVCNRAKIKKPSWDKWVAFDVLDIL, encoded by the coding sequence ATGGGTGATACTTTTCAATCGAAAGGAATCAATTTGGATCAATTTTTGATTGTCGTTAATGGCGTCTGGAGATGGAGGACGTCTTCGGAGGAGTTCTTTTCGGTCAAACAGGTCAGGAGAGATCTTGAAGACGCTAAATGGGCCGATGTTCCAGACGATCCGGAACTTGTATGGAATAGTTGGGCCACGCCGAAAGGCAATCTCCTTTTGTGGAGAGCTCTTATTGGCAGAGTTGCTTCAAGAGAGGGGTTGGTTCGTAGAGGGGTTCCGGTGGCCGATGTTGGGTGCCCTCGTTGTGGGCTCGAACCCGAAAGCCCAAACCATATTTTCTGTACCTGTTTGTGGGCTAAATGTATTTGGTGGAACGTGTTAGCATGGACCCGCATTCGTTTTCCGGCTGAGTGCTCCACTCTGGTGGACTTAGTCAGGGTTATTAAAGATAGTCCGGGTAGCTCTATTTGGAAACGTTTAGTGTTCACCATCGTCATTGCCACGGTCTGGAGGATTTGGAGTGCTAGGAACGCGAAGGCCTTCGAAGGTACCTTTATCCCGGTTATGAAGTCGGTGGAGTTAATTAAGGAAGACTCTTTTCTTTGGGTCTGTAATAGAGCCAAGATTAAGAAGCCGTCTTGGGATAAATGGGTAGCGTTTGATGTTTTAGACATTTTGTAA